A window from Mus caroli chromosome 2, CAROLI_EIJ_v1.1, whole genome shotgun sequence encodes these proteins:
- the Sall4 gene encoding sal-like protein 4 isoform X3, with protein sequence MSRRKQAKPQHINWEEGQGEQPQQQPSPDLAEAPAAEEPGAPVNSPGNGDEAAEDSTAPVKRPRREDTHICNKCCAEFFSLSEFMEHKKSCTKTPPVLIMSDSEGPVPSEDFSRAALSHQLGSPSNKDSLQENGSSLGDLKKLGTDSILYLKTEATQPSTSQDISYLPKGKVANTNVTLQALRGTKVAVNQRGAEAPMAPVPAAQGIPWVLEQILCLQQQQLQQIQLTEQIRVQVNMWAAHALHSGVAGADTLKALSSHVSQQVSVSQQVSAAVALLSQKASNPALSLDALKQAKLPHASVPSTASPLSSGLTSFTLKPDGTRVLPNFVSRLPSALLPQTPGSVLLQSPFSAVTLDQSKKGKGKPQNLSASASVLDVKAKDEVVLGRTSLPPTFIRAQPTFVKVEVPGTFVGPPSMPSGMPPLLASQPQPRRQAKQHCCTRCGKNFSSASALQIHERTHTGEKPFVCNICGRAFTTKGNLKVHYMTHGANNNSARRGRKLAIENPMAALSAEGKRAPEVFPKELLSPTVSVDPASWNQYTSVLNGGLAMKTNEISVIQSGGIPTLPVSLGASSVVSNSSISKLDGSQTGVSMPMSGNGEKLAVPDGVAKHQFPHFLEENKIAVS encoded by the exons GTGCTCCAGTGAACTCCCCAGGGAACGGCGATGAAGCCGCAGAGGACTCCACCGCCCCGGTGAAGCGGCCCCGGCGGGAGGACACTCACATCTGCAACAAATGCTGTGCCGAGTTCTTTAGTCTCTCTGAATTCATGGAACACAAGAAAAGTTGCACTAAAACCCCTCCTGTCCTCATCATGAGTGACAGTGAGGGGCCAGTGCCTTCAGAGGACTTTTCCAGAGCTGCCCTGAGCCACCAGCTGGGCAGCCCAAGCAATAAAGACAGTCTCCAGGAGAACGGCAGCAGCTTGGGGGACTTGAAGAAGCTGGGCACGGACTCCATCCTGTACTTGAAGACAGAGGCTACCCAGCCATCCACATCCCAGGACATAAGCTATTTACCCAAAGGCAAAGTAGCCAACACCAATGTGACTCTGCAGGCGCTCCGCGGCACCAAGGTGGCAGTGAACCAGCGGGGTGCAGAGGCACCCATGGCGCCCGTGCCCGCTGCCCAAGGCATCCCTTGGGTCCTGGAGCAGATCCTGtgcctgcagcagcagcaactccAACAGATCCAGCTTACAGAACAGATCCGCGTCCAGGTGAACATGTGGGCAGCGCACGCGCTCCACTCCGGAGTGGCGGGGGCCGACACGCTGAAGGCCTTAAGCAGCCACGTGTCTCAGCAAGTGTCCGTGTCCCAGCAGGTGTCGGCTGCCGTGGCCCTGCTCAGCCAGAAAGCCTCAAACCCAGCTCTGTCGCTCGATGCCTTGAAACAAGCCAAGCTACCTCATGCCAGCGTCCCCTCCACAGCCAGCCCGTTGTCCTCAGGGTTAACGTCCTTCACCTTGAAGCCTGACGGGACACGGGTTCTCCCCAACTTCGTGTCTCGCCTTCCCAGTGCCCTGCTACCTCAGACTCCGGGCTCTGTGCTCCTGCAGAGTCCCTTCTCCGCTGTGACGCTCGACCAgtccaagaaaggaaaagggaaaccccagaacctctctgcctctgcctcggtgTTAGATGTCAAGGCCAAGGACGAAGTCGTCCTCG GTCGTACCAGCCTCCCTCCAACATTTATCCGAGCACAGCCCACCTTTGTCAAAGTTGAAGTACCTGGCACCTTTGTGGGACCCCCCAGCATGCCCTCGGGTATGCCGCCTTTGCTAGCATCGCAGCCACAGCCACGCCGCCAGGCCAAGCAGCACTGCTGCACACGGTGTGGAAAGAACTTCTCGTCTGCCAGTGCCCTGCAGATCCACGAGCGAACACACACGGGAGAGAAGCCTTTCGTGTGTAACATATGCGGGCGGGCCTTCACCACAAAAGGCAACCTGAAG GTACACTACATGACTCACGGGGCCAACAATAACTCCGCCCGCCGGGGAAGGAAGCTGGCCATAGAGAACCCCATGGCCGCCCTGAGTGCCGAGGGAAAGAGAGCGCCCGAGGTGTTTCCCAAGGAACTCCTGTCTCCCACGGTGAGTGTGGACCCTGCCTCGTGGAACCAGTACACCAGCGTCCTGAATGGCGGTCTGGCCATGAAGACCAACGAGATCTCCGTGATCCAGAGCGGAGGCATCCCCACCCTGCCTGTGTCGCTGGGGGCCAGCTCTGTGGTGAGCAACAGCTCGATTTCCAAGCTCGACGGCTCTCAGACCGGTGTGAGCATGCCCATGAGCGGGAACGGAGAAAAGCTCGCCGTGCCCGACGGCGTGGCCAAACACCAGTTCCCTCACTTCCTGGAGGAAAATAAGATTGCCgtcagctga
- the Sall4 gene encoding sal-like protein 4 isoform X4, protein MSRRKQAKPQHINWEEGQGEQPQQQPSPDLAEAPAAEEPGECGAPVNSPGNGDEAAEDSTAPVKRPRREDTHICNKCCAEFFSLSEFMEHKKSCTKTPPVLIMSDSEGPVPSEDFSRAALSHQLGSPSNKDSLQENGSSLGDLKKLGTDSILYLKTEATQPSTSQDISYLPKGKVANTNVTLQALRGTKVAVNQRGAEAPMAPVPAAQGIPWVLEQILCLQQQQLQQIQLTEQIRVQVNMWAAHALHSGVAGADTLKALSSHVSQQVSVSQQVSAAVALLSQKASNPALSLDALKQAKLPHASVPSTASPLSSGLTSFTLKPDGTRVLPNFVSRLPSALLPQTPGSVLLQSPFSAVTLDQSKKGKGKPQNLSASASVLDVKAKDEVVLGKHKCRTSLPPTFIRAQPTFVKVEVPGTFVGPPSMPSGMPPLLASQPQPRRQAKQHCCTRCGKNFSSASALQIHERTHTGEKPFVCNICGRAFTTKGNLKVHYMTHGANNNSARRGRKLAIENPMAALSAEGKRAPEVFPKELLSPTVSVDPASWNQYTSVLNGGLAMKTNEISVIQSGGIPTLPVSLGASSVVSNSSISKLDGSQTGVSMPMSGNGEKLAVPDGVAKHQFPHFLEENKIAVS, encoded by the exons GTGCTCCAGTGAACTCCCCAGGGAACGGCGATGAAGCCGCAGAGGACTCCACCGCCCCGGTGAAGCGGCCCCGGCGGGAGGACACTCACATCTGCAACAAATGCTGTGCCGAGTTCTTTAGTCTCTCTGAATTCATGGAACACAAGAAAAGTTGCACTAAAACCCCTCCTGTCCTCATCATGAGTGACAGTGAGGGGCCAGTGCCTTCAGAGGACTTTTCCAGAGCTGCCCTGAGCCACCAGCTGGGCAGCCCAAGCAATAAAGACAGTCTCCAGGAGAACGGCAGCAGCTTGGGGGACTTGAAGAAGCTGGGCACGGACTCCATCCTGTACTTGAAGACAGAGGCTACCCAGCCATCCACATCCCAGGACATAAGCTATTTACCCAAAGGCAAAGTAGCCAACACCAATGTGACTCTGCAGGCGCTCCGCGGCACCAAGGTGGCAGTGAACCAGCGGGGTGCAGAGGCACCCATGGCGCCCGTGCCCGCTGCCCAAGGCATCCCTTGGGTCCTGGAGCAGATCCTGtgcctgcagcagcagcaactccAACAGATCCAGCTTACAGAACAGATCCGCGTCCAGGTGAACATGTGGGCAGCGCACGCGCTCCACTCCGGAGTGGCGGGGGCCGACACGCTGAAGGCCTTAAGCAGCCACGTGTCTCAGCAAGTGTCCGTGTCCCAGCAGGTGTCGGCTGCCGTGGCCCTGCTCAGCCAGAAAGCCTCAAACCCAGCTCTGTCGCTCGATGCCTTGAAACAAGCCAAGCTACCTCATGCCAGCGTCCCCTCCACAGCCAGCCCGTTGTCCTCAGGGTTAACGTCCTTCACCTTGAAGCCTGACGGGACACGGGTTCTCCCCAACTTCGTGTCTCGCCTTCCCAGTGCCCTGCTACCTCAGACTCCGGGCTCTGTGCTCCTGCAGAGTCCCTTCTCCGCTGTGACGCTCGACCAgtccaagaaaggaaaagggaaaccccagaacctctctgcctctgcctcggtgTTAGATGTCAAGGCCAAGGACGAAGTCGTCCTCGGTAAGCACAAGT GTCGTACCAGCCTCCCTCCAACATTTATCCGAGCACAGCCCACCTTTGTCAAAGTTGAAGTACCTGGCACCTTTGTGGGACCCCCCAGCATGCCCTCGGGTATGCCGCCTTTGCTAGCATCGCAGCCACAGCCACGCCGCCAGGCCAAGCAGCACTGCTGCACACGGTGTGGAAAGAACTTCTCGTCTGCCAGTGCCCTGCAGATCCACGAGCGAACACACACGGGAGAGAAGCCTTTCGTGTGTAACATATGCGGGCGGGCCTTCACCACAAAAGGCAACCTGAAG GTACACTACATGACTCACGGGGCCAACAATAACTCCGCCCGCCGGGGAAGGAAGCTGGCCATAGAGAACCCCATGGCCGCCCTGAGTGCCGAGGGAAAGAGAGCGCCCGAGGTGTTTCCCAAGGAACTCCTGTCTCCCACGGTGAGTGTGGACCCTGCCTCGTGGAACCAGTACACCAGCGTCCTGAATGGCGGTCTGGCCATGAAGACCAACGAGATCTCCGTGATCCAGAGCGGAGGCATCCCCACCCTGCCTGTGTCGCTGGGGGCCAGCTCTGTGGTGAGCAACAGCTCGATTTCCAAGCTCGACGGCTCTCAGACCGGTGTGAGCATGCCCATGAGCGGGAACGGAGAAAAGCTCGCCGTGCCCGACGGCGTGGCCAAACACCAGTTCCCTCACTTCCTGGAGGAAAATAAGATTGCCgtcagctga
- the Sall4 gene encoding sal-like protein 4 isoform X2 gives MSRRKQAKPQHINWEEGQGEQPQQQPSPDLAEAPAAEEPGECGAPVNSPGNGDEAAEDSTAPVKRPRREDTHICNKCCAEFFSLSEFMEHKKSCTKTPPVLIMSDSEGPVPSEDFSRAALSHQLGSPSNKDSLQENGSSLGDLKKLGTDSILYLKTEATQPSTSQDISYLPKGKVANTNVTLQALRGTKVAVNQRGAEAPMAPVPAAQGIPWVLEQILCLQQQQLQQIQLTEQIRVQVNMWAAHALHSGVAGADTLKALSSHVSQQVSVSQQVSAAVALLSQKASNPALSLDALKQAKLPHASVPSTASPLSSGLTSFTLKPDGTRVLPNFVSRLPSALLPQTPGSVLLQSPFSAVTLDQSKKGKGKPQNLSASASVLDVKAKDEVVLGKHKCRYCPKVFGTDSSLQIHLRSHTGERPYVCPICGHRFTTKGNLKVHLQRHPEVKANPQLLAEFQDKGAVSAASHYALPVPVPADESSLSVDAEPVPVTGTPSIGLPQKLTSGPNPRDLMGGSLPNDMQPGPSPESEAGLPLLGVGMIHNPPKAGGFQSTGAPESGSETLKLQQLVENIDKATTDPNECLICHRVLSCQSSLKMHYRTHTGERPFQCKICGRAFSTKGNLKTHLGVHRTNTTVKTQHSCPICQKKFTNAVMLQQHIRMHMGGQIPNTPLPESPCDFTAPEPVAVGENGSASGVCQDEAAEGMEAEEVCSQDVPGGPSTVSLPVPSAHLASPSLGFSVLAPLDTQAKGPLPTLALQRQSSRENGSLEGGDSGPANDSSLLVGDQECQSRSPDATEAMCYQAVSPANSQAGSVKSRSPEGHKAEGVESCRIDTEGRTSLPPTFIRAQPTFVKVEVPGTFVGPPSMPSGMPPLLASQPQPRRQAKQHCCTRCGKNFSSASALQIHERTHTGEKPFVCNICGRAFTTKGNLKVHYMTHGANNNSARRGRKLAIENPMAALSAEGKRAPEVFPKELLSPTVSVDPASWNQYTSVLNGGLAMKTNEISVIQSGGIPTLPVSLGASSVVSNSSISKLDGSQTGVSMPMSGNGEKLAVPDGVAKHQFPHFLEENKIAVS, from the exons GTGCTCCAGTGAACTCCCCAGGGAACGGCGATGAAGCCGCAGAGGACTCCACCGCCCCGGTGAAGCGGCCCCGGCGGGAGGACACTCACATCTGCAACAAATGCTGTGCCGAGTTCTTTAGTCTCTCTGAATTCATGGAACACAAGAAAAGTTGCACTAAAACCCCTCCTGTCCTCATCATGAGTGACAGTGAGGGGCCAGTGCCTTCAGAGGACTTTTCCAGAGCTGCCCTGAGCCACCAGCTGGGCAGCCCAAGCAATAAAGACAGTCTCCAGGAGAACGGCAGCAGCTTGGGGGACTTGAAGAAGCTGGGCACGGACTCCATCCTGTACTTGAAGACAGAGGCTACCCAGCCATCCACATCCCAGGACATAAGCTATTTACCCAAAGGCAAAGTAGCCAACACCAATGTGACTCTGCAGGCGCTCCGCGGCACCAAGGTGGCAGTGAACCAGCGGGGTGCAGAGGCACCCATGGCGCCCGTGCCCGCTGCCCAAGGCATCCCTTGGGTCCTGGAGCAGATCCTGtgcctgcagcagcagcaactccAACAGATCCAGCTTACAGAACAGATCCGCGTCCAGGTGAACATGTGGGCAGCGCACGCGCTCCACTCCGGAGTGGCGGGGGCCGACACGCTGAAGGCCTTAAGCAGCCACGTGTCTCAGCAAGTGTCCGTGTCCCAGCAGGTGTCGGCTGCCGTGGCCCTGCTCAGCCAGAAAGCCTCAAACCCAGCTCTGTCGCTCGATGCCTTGAAACAAGCCAAGCTACCTCATGCCAGCGTCCCCTCCACAGCCAGCCCGTTGTCCTCAGGGTTAACGTCCTTCACCTTGAAGCCTGACGGGACACGGGTTCTCCCCAACTTCGTGTCTCGCCTTCCCAGTGCCCTGCTACCTCAGACTCCGGGCTCTGTGCTCCTGCAGAGTCCCTTCTCCGCTGTGACGCTCGACCAgtccaagaaaggaaaagggaaaccccagaacctctctgcctctgcctcggtgTTAGATGTCAAGGCCAAGGACGAAGTCGTCCTCGGTAAGCACAAGTGTAGGTACTGTCCCAAGGTGTTCGGGACAGATAGCTCCCTTCAGATTCACCTTCGCTCCCACACTGGAGAGAGACCTTACGTGTGCCCTATCTGTGGTCACCGCTTCACCACCAAGGGCAACCTCAAGGTCCACTTACAACGACACCCCGAGGTGAAGGCAAACCCCCAGCTGTTGGCCGAATTCCAGGACAAAGGGGCAGTGAGTGCCGCTTCTCACTATGCACTCCCTGTCCCCGTCCCTGCCGATGAATCGAGTCTCTCTGTAGACGCTGAGCCTGTCCCGGTCACGGGAACCCCTTCTATAGGGCTACCTCAAAAGCTCACGTCAGGGCCTAATCCCAGGGACCTCATGGGTGGCTCCTTGCCCAATGACATGCAGCCAGGGCCTTCTCCAGAAAGTGAGGCGGGCCTTCCACTCCTTGGGGTGGGGATGATACATAATCCCCCAAAGGCTGGGGGCTTCCAGAGCACTGGGGCCCCAGAGTCAGGGTCTGAGACCCTGAAATTGCAGCAACTAGTGGAGAACATAGACAAGGCCACTACTGACCCCAACGAGTGTCTCATTTGTCATCGGGTCCTCAGCTGCCAGAGTTCCCTGAAGATGCATTACCGTACCCACACAGGGGAGAGACCGTTCCAGTGCAAGATCTGTGGCCGGGCCTTCTCCACCAAAGGCAACCTGAAGACACACCTCGGGGTTCACCGAACCAACACGACCGTAAAGACCCAACATTCGTGCCCCATCTGCCAGAAGAAGTTCACCAACGCCGTCATGTTACAGCAGCATATCCGGATGCACATGGGTGGCCAGATCCCCAACACCCCTCTGCCAGAGAGTCCCTGTGACTTCACGGCTCCCGAGCCCGTGGCCGTCGGTGAGAATGGCAGCGCCAGCGGTGTCTGCCAGGATGAAGCAGCGGAAGGGATGGAAGCCGAGGAGGTCTGTTCTCAGGATGTTCCCGGTGGCCCATCAACGGTCTCCCTGCCGGTTCCCAGTGCCCACCTGGCGTCgccctctctgggcttctctgtgtTGGCCCCCCTGGATACACAGGCGAAAGGGCCTCTTCCCACGCTGGCCCTGCAGCGGCAGAGCAGTCGAGAAAACGGCTCCCTGGAGGGCGGTGACAGTGGCCCGGCCAATGACTCTTCCTTGCTCGTGGGTGACCAGGAGTGTCAGAGCCGAAGCCCAGATGCCACGGAGGCCATGTGCTACCAGGCAGTGTCACCCGCCAATAGCCAAGCTGGAAGTGTCAAGTCCCGGTCTCCCGAGGGTCACAAGGCCGAGGGCGTGGAGAGCTGCCGCATTGACACCGAAG GTCGTACCAGCCTCCCTCCAACATTTATCCGAGCACAGCCCACCTTTGTCAAAGTTGAAGTACCTGGCACCTTTGTGGGACCCCCCAGCATGCCCTCGGGTATGCCGCCTTTGCTAGCATCGCAGCCACAGCCACGCCGCCAGGCCAAGCAGCACTGCTGCACACGGTGTGGAAAGAACTTCTCGTCTGCCAGTGCCCTGCAGATCCACGAGCGAACACACACGGGAGAGAAGCCTTTCGTGTGTAACATATGCGGGCGGGCCTTCACCACAAAAGGCAACCTGAAG GTACACTACATGACTCACGGGGCCAACAATAACTCCGCCCGCCGGGGAAGGAAGCTGGCCATAGAGAACCCCATGGCCGCCCTGAGTGCCGAGGGAAAGAGAGCGCCCGAGGTGTTTCCCAAGGAACTCCTGTCTCCCACGGTGAGTGTGGACCCTGCCTCGTGGAACCAGTACACCAGCGTCCTGAATGGCGGTCTGGCCATGAAGACCAACGAGATCTCCGTGATCCAGAGCGGAGGCATCCCCACCCTGCCTGTGTCGCTGGGGGCCAGCTCTGTGGTGAGCAACAGCTCGATTTCCAAGCTCGACGGCTCTCAGACCGGTGTGAGCATGCCCATGAGCGGGAACGGAGAAAAGCTCGCCGTGCCCGACGGCGTGGCCAAACACCAGTTCCCTCACTTCCTGGAGGAAAATAAGATTGCCgtcagctga
- the Sall4 gene encoding sal-like protein 4 isoform X1: MSRRKQAKPQHINWEEGQGEQPQQQPSPDLAEAPAAEEPGAPVNSPGNGDEAAEDSTAPVKRPRREDTHICNKCCAEFFSLSEFMEHKKSCTKTPPVLIMSDSEGPVPSEDFSRAALSHQLGSPSNKDSLQENGSSLGDLKKLGTDSILYLKTEATQPSTSQDISYLPKGKVANTNVTLQALRGTKVAVNQRGAEAPMAPVPAAQGIPWVLEQILCLQQQQLQQIQLTEQIRVQVNMWAAHALHSGVAGADTLKALSSHVSQQVSVSQQVSAAVALLSQKASNPALSLDALKQAKLPHASVPSTASPLSSGLTSFTLKPDGTRVLPNFVSRLPSALLPQTPGSVLLQSPFSAVTLDQSKKGKGKPQNLSASASVLDVKAKDEVVLGKHKCRYCPKVFGTDSSLQIHLRSHTGERPYVCPICGHRFTTKGNLKVHLQRHPEVKANPQLLAEFQDKGAVSAASHYALPVPVPADESSLSVDAEPVPVTGTPSIGLPQKLTSGPNPRDLMGGSLPNDMQPGPSPESEAGLPLLGVGMIHNPPKAGGFQSTGAPESGSETLKLQQLVENIDKATTDPNECLICHRVLSCQSSLKMHYRTHTGERPFQCKICGRAFSTKGNLKTHLGVHRTNTTVKTQHSCPICQKKFTNAVMLQQHIRMHMGGQIPNTPLPESPCDFTAPEPVAVGENGSASGVCQDEAAEGMEAEEVCSQDVPGGPSTVSLPVPSAHLASPSLGFSVLAPLDTQAKGPLPTLALQRQSSRENGSLEGGDSGPANDSSLLVGDQECQSRSPDATEAMCYQAVSPANSQAGSVKSRSPEGHKAEGVESCRIDTEGRTSLPPTFIRAQPTFVKVEVPGTFVGPPSMPSGMPPLLASQPQPRRQAKQHCCTRCGKNFSSASALQIHERTHTGEKPFVCNICGRAFTTKGNLKVHYMTHGANNNSARRGRKLAIENPMAALSAEGKRAPEVFPKELLSPTVSVDPASWNQYTSVLNGGLAMKTNEISVIQSGGIPTLPVSLGASSVVSNSSISKLDGSQTGVSMPMSGNGEKLAVPDGVAKHQFPHFLEENKIAVS, from the exons GTGCTCCAGTGAACTCCCCAGGGAACGGCGATGAAGCCGCAGAGGACTCCACCGCCCCGGTGAAGCGGCCCCGGCGGGAGGACACTCACATCTGCAACAAATGCTGTGCCGAGTTCTTTAGTCTCTCTGAATTCATGGAACACAAGAAAAGTTGCACTAAAACCCCTCCTGTCCTCATCATGAGTGACAGTGAGGGGCCAGTGCCTTCAGAGGACTTTTCCAGAGCTGCCCTGAGCCACCAGCTGGGCAGCCCAAGCAATAAAGACAGTCTCCAGGAGAACGGCAGCAGCTTGGGGGACTTGAAGAAGCTGGGCACGGACTCCATCCTGTACTTGAAGACAGAGGCTACCCAGCCATCCACATCCCAGGACATAAGCTATTTACCCAAAGGCAAAGTAGCCAACACCAATGTGACTCTGCAGGCGCTCCGCGGCACCAAGGTGGCAGTGAACCAGCGGGGTGCAGAGGCACCCATGGCGCCCGTGCCCGCTGCCCAAGGCATCCCTTGGGTCCTGGAGCAGATCCTGtgcctgcagcagcagcaactccAACAGATCCAGCTTACAGAACAGATCCGCGTCCAGGTGAACATGTGGGCAGCGCACGCGCTCCACTCCGGAGTGGCGGGGGCCGACACGCTGAAGGCCTTAAGCAGCCACGTGTCTCAGCAAGTGTCCGTGTCCCAGCAGGTGTCGGCTGCCGTGGCCCTGCTCAGCCAGAAAGCCTCAAACCCAGCTCTGTCGCTCGATGCCTTGAAACAAGCCAAGCTACCTCATGCCAGCGTCCCCTCCACAGCCAGCCCGTTGTCCTCAGGGTTAACGTCCTTCACCTTGAAGCCTGACGGGACACGGGTTCTCCCCAACTTCGTGTCTCGCCTTCCCAGTGCCCTGCTACCTCAGACTCCGGGCTCTGTGCTCCTGCAGAGTCCCTTCTCCGCTGTGACGCTCGACCAgtccaagaaaggaaaagggaaaccccagaacctctctgcctctgcctcggtgTTAGATGTCAAGGCCAAGGACGAAGTCGTCCTCGGTAAGCACAAGTGTAGGTACTGTCCCAAGGTGTTCGGGACAGATAGCTCCCTTCAGATTCACCTTCGCTCCCACACTGGAGAGAGACCTTACGTGTGCCCTATCTGTGGTCACCGCTTCACCACCAAGGGCAACCTCAAGGTCCACTTACAACGACACCCCGAGGTGAAGGCAAACCCCCAGCTGTTGGCCGAATTCCAGGACAAAGGGGCAGTGAGTGCCGCTTCTCACTATGCACTCCCTGTCCCCGTCCCTGCCGATGAATCGAGTCTCTCTGTAGACGCTGAGCCTGTCCCGGTCACGGGAACCCCTTCTATAGGGCTACCTCAAAAGCTCACGTCAGGGCCTAATCCCAGGGACCTCATGGGTGGCTCCTTGCCCAATGACATGCAGCCAGGGCCTTCTCCAGAAAGTGAGGCGGGCCTTCCACTCCTTGGGGTGGGGATGATACATAATCCCCCAAAGGCTGGGGGCTTCCAGAGCACTGGGGCCCCAGAGTCAGGGTCTGAGACCCTGAAATTGCAGCAACTAGTGGAGAACATAGACAAGGCCACTACTGACCCCAACGAGTGTCTCATTTGTCATCGGGTCCTCAGCTGCCAGAGTTCCCTGAAGATGCATTACCGTACCCACACAGGGGAGAGACCGTTCCAGTGCAAGATCTGTGGCCGGGCCTTCTCCACCAAAGGCAACCTGAAGACACACCTCGGGGTTCACCGAACCAACACGACCGTAAAGACCCAACATTCGTGCCCCATCTGCCAGAAGAAGTTCACCAACGCCGTCATGTTACAGCAGCATATCCGGATGCACATGGGTGGCCAGATCCCCAACACCCCTCTGCCAGAGAGTCCCTGTGACTTCACGGCTCCCGAGCCCGTGGCCGTCGGTGAGAATGGCAGCGCCAGCGGTGTCTGCCAGGATGAAGCAGCGGAAGGGATGGAAGCCGAGGAGGTCTGTTCTCAGGATGTTCCCGGTGGCCCATCAACGGTCTCCCTGCCGGTTCCCAGTGCCCACCTGGCGTCgccctctctgggcttctctgtgtTGGCCCCCCTGGATACACAGGCGAAAGGGCCTCTTCCCACGCTGGCCCTGCAGCGGCAGAGCAGTCGAGAAAACGGCTCCCTGGAGGGCGGTGACAGTGGCCCGGCCAATGACTCTTCCTTGCTCGTGGGTGACCAGGAGTGTCAGAGCCGAAGCCCAGATGCCACGGAGGCCATGTGCTACCAGGCAGTGTCACCCGCCAATAGCCAAGCTGGAAGTGTCAAGTCCCGGTCTCCCGAGGGTCACAAGGCCGAGGGCGTGGAGAGCTGCCGCATTGACACCGAAG GTCGTACCAGCCTCCCTCCAACATTTATCCGAGCACAGCCCACCTTTGTCAAAGTTGAAGTACCTGGCACCTTTGTGGGACCCCCCAGCATGCCCTCGGGTATGCCGCCTTTGCTAGCATCGCAGCCACAGCCACGCCGCCAGGCCAAGCAGCACTGCTGCACACGGTGTGGAAAGAACTTCTCGTCTGCCAGTGCCCTGCAGATCCACGAGCGAACACACACGGGAGAGAAGCCTTTCGTGTGTAACATATGCGGGCGGGCCTTCACCACAAAAGGCAACCTGAAG GTACACTACATGACTCACGGGGCCAACAATAACTCCGCCCGCCGGGGAAGGAAGCTGGCCATAGAGAACCCCATGGCCGCCCTGAGTGCCGAGGGAAAGAGAGCGCCCGAGGTGTTTCCCAAGGAACTCCTGTCTCCCACGGTGAGTGTGGACCCTGCCTCGTGGAACCAGTACACCAGCGTCCTGAATGGCGGTCTGGCCATGAAGACCAACGAGATCTCCGTGATCCAGAGCGGAGGCATCCCCACCCTGCCTGTGTCGCTGGGGGCCAGCTCTGTGGTGAGCAACAGCTCGATTTCCAAGCTCGACGGCTCTCAGACCGGTGTGAGCATGCCCATGAGCGGGAACGGAGAAAAGCTCGCCGTGCCCGACGGCGTGGCCAAACACCAGTTCCCTCACTTCCTGGAGGAAAATAAGATTGCCgtcagctga